CCGTACGTTTCACTACCAGTCCAGGAGATCTGCAATATGGTCAGGGCCCATGCAAGTGATTATATGGCAGATCTTACGTCAGTATTATACACACCAATGCTGCTGATAACACCAAACGGCCTGACCAAGTCGAATACCGTAATCCTCGACATTCTGCCCTTGAAAGAGGTTTGATCTTATGGCTTAGTTAACCTGTTGAGGGCTAGGCTTTAATTATCACaaagaatatattattactatattATAATgttatatcttaatattattctATGACTTTATGCCACCCAAAATGGGGATCAAAGTATCTTAATCAATATCTCAGTAATTTCAACGATAAAGGCTCTATACCCAAAGCCTGAGGTCTCAATGGGCTCAAATCAATAATGTTTATCTACACAATCATTgatatatcttaatattaatttaagttaAAAGGCTGCCACTTAATAACTTTCTTATACAGATACTTATTAGATCTAATAATCCCTAGTAAACTAGGTGATGCAAGAGGTATAGGTACGTATTAGGTAGCGggaaataatattataaatcCCTACAGGCTGTACTGTAGTACTTGGCAAGGTGTGACTCCATGGAATCACGCCGGGACCGGCCTGCGATTCCCAGTCCGGTGAGTTGGATCCATAGGCATACTGCGTCATCTCATTCGGGGGGGCATATTGCCTCTACCAGCCCCAGTTCGGGCTTCACAATTGACATATGTGCTGTTACTCCACCATCGTGGTTCGGCCCGAACGCCCACGTCGGCCCTAACGCGTAAAAATCAACCGAACAGAGTTGAGTTATACACCGGCCCGAGGTATAGACAACGATTGAAGGCTCAAGGCCTTACCAATATTGCGAACAGAGTCACAAAAACATGCCGTGTATATGTGTATATATATGTATGTGTTTGATAATCATGAAGACTTGTTACCTCTTACTCCTTACCAATCACCCACGTCTCAGGCATCAAAGTCAAGACACCTTTACATATTTTCACAACATTGAATCCTTAAATCATCAATCAACATGGAGACCAAGGTCGAATTCATGAGCGATGGAGTGACGCTGGTGGGCATAATGTTCCGCCCTGATGGCGCCACCGGAAGGCTGCCAACGATTGTTGCAGCCGGCGGTTGGTGCTATACCAAGGAGATTGTCCTTCCCCACGTTGCCCGAATTGTCAATGAGAAGGGCGTCCAGGTTCTGGCCTTTGACTACGCCGGATTTGGAGAGAGCCACGGAACTCGGCGCCAGCACCTGGATCCCTGGCAGCAAATCTCGGACTACAAGAACGCTCTGACATACGTCGAAGGCCGTGACGATGTGGACCCAGATCAACTCGGCGTCTTTGGAATTTCGTACAGCGGAGGCCATGTCTTGATTCTTGCCGCTATTGACCCTCGAGTCAAGGCCGCGGTCAGCGTGGTTCCCGTCATCGACGGCCATGCCAACATGCGCCGCGTTCACGGTGAAGCGCGATTTGAGGATTACCAGAAAGCTGTTCTGGAGGATCACCGAGAGCGAGCTAGAGGAGAAGCCGGGAACAAAATCGCCTTCGCGACCGAAACACCCAATACGGAGCTGTCGGTCTGGCCTTTCCCGCGTATCTACAAGGTGTTCCACCAGCTCAAGGCCACCGAAGCACCCCTCCACGAACACTGGAGCACTATGCAGTCAGCAGAGCTGCTGTTGAACTACTCTGTCTATCCCTACCTGGTTCGGATTTTGGACAAGAAGGTGTTGATGATTGTCGCGGAGGGGGATAACATCACCGCATGGGACTTGGAACTTGACGCGTTCAATAAGATCCCGTCACCCCATAAGCGCATTGAGATTCTGCCATCGGTTAGCCACATGAGCTTGTACTCTGAGAAGACCGATACTAACGTTGCGGGTCGTCATGCACGCGACTGGTATGCCTCAGCCTTTGGATTGTTTTAATTCAGTTAACTCGAAAGTATATTATACTTATCACATGAACATTTATATTAAACTAAACCATCATGGCCGTTCCTTTGCACCCCATATATCAAGGGCTGAGCCATGTCGAGTGGGCCCGCCGTGTAGGAAGCGCTTTGCTTTTCATAACAGCAAACTGCCATCTTGGATACCGTCAATATGATTCAATCCAGGAGCCCTGGGTGACCATCAGCCCCCTGCTGGAGGTTTTGGGGTAACAACCATGTTTCAAATAAGAGCCTCTCTACGATAGTCTATGTAGCCTTGTATTACAAGAGCTATAATTATCATCAGCACAATATCAGGACGCGAACGGTATGACAATCGCCGATAAACGAAGCAACCTCAATGTCCACCTCATGAACCAACAACTCGAACCAACCATTGACCAATCGCTGAACCGGTCTCAAGGACGTCACAACTGTTATGTCCTTTGACCCTCTGGCTTGCAGGTTCACGTTGGCAAACCTAGACGCACACGCGACGGAAAGTCGGGCATCTGGGGGTAACAATGGACCTGAGCGATATGATTTCTACGTCTCGAGCCAACCTTGGACATGGTGGCTGCTAGGTAGAGACTTGTATCGATCACAGGATCTTGGCCCTTAATGAGAAGGTTGCCAAAGGCATTAAGTCATCCGAGAACCATGTTGAATGGCCGGCTCAACGCGTCTCCATCCACGAGCAAGAGGCGCGAAGGTAGAGGAGACTCAACCCGCAAGTTGTAGGACGACGGGGTATTAAAGTGGAAACAGGACACATCCAAAGCCTTGCATTCATAAGAAAAAAGGTTCCAAGGGATTTAAGTCACTATTGGTCCAGCTGCATCGAGTTTTTTGTATATGGCAATTACCTAACCTTAACAACTCTAAACTTAACGTTCATGGAAATCCAAACCCGAATTTCATACcatatatataagataacTCCGATTACTGATGGGGTTTTACATGGttccctcttctcgtccttcaCGCTTGCCTTTCTAGACTCTGCGAAGTCACCCCCCCAGCTCCCCGTTTTGTCGTTGCCCCTACCCCTGATCTGTATCAATCGGTTCTCTTCCCTCTAATTGCGACAAGGCCTTTCTGTTTCGCTGACATGTTCCCAAGGCAGGTGTACTAAGCCTGTTCAACGATGATTGGCCCAACTGTAGATGGCTTCTCCATGTCTTGTGTTTTTGCCTCCGAGGAATCGCTGTCTTCTCCACGACCCAATTTCTTAGATCGTTTAAAAAGCCTGGCAAATTTGGAGCAACCTCTCGCAAGAAACCTATACGAGATGACAAAAGGTGGTGCCACAAAGTAGACAACCTTTGCAAACCACTCATCAGGGAAAATGCGCACGACCACACCCCATGGCAGACTGAATGCCGCGACGAGGATTGAAATAGCCCACTGAGGACCGTCGAGACCATCAGGATCGATATCGAAGACTCGATTACCCACGAAGACAATGGCAACTTGTAGGCCGAtcatgatgaggttgataataataaaaaaccAGTTTCGGTGGACTCCCACGAAAATATTAAACTTGTTGTCGAGCCGACGGCAGTTTAGCTCGTTGAAGATTTGCATCCAAACGAACATATTGAAGATGATAGTATCAAGCTGAAGCTTCTCACTTTCAATGCTGACATCGTAGTTGAGAATGGCGCCGCCGGCGAAATAAAGGACGAGGACAACAACGAGCTGGAAAATAGATTGACCGATGATCATTTTCCACATCTTCGGTTGTTAATATTGTCATAAATTAGGtggaggtgatgatggacttACGTTCATGGTGATGAGCGGTGCAGACTTGGGTTGAGGAGGCCTATCGAGGATGGCATCTGTGGGGGGGTCTGTGGCCAGAGCCAGGGCAGCCATTGTATCCATAATCAAGTTAATCTGTTGAAAGTCAATATTCAACCTGGGTATGCGCCGAACTTGATTGCCGACTTACCCATAGCAGCTGCACGGCTTTGAGAACTGGCTCGTAGTCATCATTGTACATGGAAGTAACAAACGACAGGATGACCGCAGTGATATTGACAGTGATTTGAAACTGTTGATATGTCAGCCATGTATATGGTTTCTCAGATATTAGTAAAATACCTGCAAAAACTTCTGTACAGCGTCATTAACAGCCCGGCCCCATTTTAGAGCAGTGATGATAGAGGCAAAGTTATCATCCATAAGGATAATCTCGGAAGCCTCTTTCGCTACTTCGGTACCTGAAATATCGTTTGATTAGCCAGCTTCCGTAAGCCCATTCAACAACCGGCCAATAGAGTCGACTCAACATACCTGAAATCCCCATAGAGAAGCCAATGTCGGCAGCCTTAAGAGCAGGTGCGTCATTAGTGCCATCGCCTGTCACAGCCACGGTTTCTCCCAAGGCCTTGAGACGTGTAACCAAGACGCGTTTATCGTCTGGCGATGAGCGGGCTAGAATCTGTAGCCGGGGGATGAtattgtcgagttcctcctcgGACAGTTTGCGGAATTCAGGACCTTCCATGATAATGCCACCATCAGTAAAGATGCCGCATTCCGTGCCAATAGCTCGGGCAGTGACCAAGTTATCTCCTGTAACCATCCGAGTCACAACGCCAGCACGCTTGGCATTTTGTACAGCCTGAGGAACGCCGGGGCGGACCGGATCCTGGATGCCAACGACACCAAGAAGAGTCAAGTCGCTCAGGCTTTCAAGATCAGGTACTtcctcaaagtccttgtACGCCATTCCAATGGTACGGAGAGACTTGCTTGCGAATGCAAGGATGGATTCCTCCGCGGATTTGCGGTCCAGGGGTTCAAGGTCACTGGTGATTGGGTTTACCTGCTGTGTGCAAAACCCGACGATGATCTCCGAGGCTCCCTTGATGAGTAATCTGTAGCCAGATGGAACCTTGATGACAGCGGTCATATACTTCTTGACAGAGTCGAAGggctcgatgatgacgattTGTTCGTTTGCCCTGATTTCCGAAAGGGACTGCATGCCAAGATGGTCCCTGGCAAGCTGTAGTAGCGCAGTCTCCGTCTTGGAGCCGATGAATGTTGTCTCTCCTTCATGTGTTCCTTCAAAAGCCGTGGAGTTGATGGCTACTGACTGAGTGATGAGCTTTCTGGTGTCCTGAGACAAGCTCGAGGCCCACGAAGAAGTATCATCGGTGAAGCTGGAATCACCAAAGCGGCCGGCGGTGACGGTCATTTTGTTCGTAGTCTGAAAATCATTAGCAAGGTTTGTTCCTCTTGTCCAAGGTGACTTACCAGAGTTCCTGTCTTGTCTGAACAGATGCAAGTAGCATTACCCATAGTCTCGCATGCCCTAAGCACTCTGACGAGATTTTTCTCCTTCAAAAGGCGCGTCGTAGCAAAGGCTAGCGCAAGGGTGACAGCAAGAGGTAGACCTTCAGGCACAGCCACAGCAATGATAGCAATGGCCACGACCAAAAGGTCAACAAAGGTCGATGCTTTCTCCTCCGCCGGCCTGTCATCCCCAGGGAGATGTGCACAGAAGCGGAaaaggaggatgaagaacATGAGCACTgaagcaccaccaccgagcTTAGCAATAGCCACAGCTAATCCCTCTAGTTTCTTTTGCAGGGGCGTCGACTCAATATCCGTCCGAACTGACATCATGATTTTGCCAAAGCTGCTGTTGGTCCCGACCGAAGTACAGAGGAATGTCCCCATGCCTAGTCACAAATTAGTAATATTTCATGGTCCCTAGTGTACGTGTGTCTTACCTTCAAGAACCCTTGACCCGGAAATGATGAATGGGTCAGGATCTTTGCTGCTGTTCCAATCTGGTGCAAAGACCTTTGCGCCGGGCGTCTTTTTCAGGGAGTCTGACTCGCCGGTTGCAGTTGATTCATCACATTTGACATTGTGCCCATCGAtaaagatgccatcaacagGGATCAAGTCACCCGGCTCAAGGTAAAGAACATCTCCGACGACCACGTCGACAACGTTGACAAGCATAGACTTGCCGGACCGAAGCACCTTGACTTCTCTGtcatccttcttggtgtTCAGCTTGACGAAagccttttctttttgccaGTCATTGTGCGAGGCGACTACCACGACAATGACAACAGCGGACAAAATAGCAACGCCTTCAACCCAATCAACGGGCGTAGGGTCGCCAGGCTTGTGGGCTACCCCAAAGGTCTCGTAGAGACCGAGCGCAAGGGATATGACGCCAGCCACCAATAACATGATCAGAactgcttcttgaagagtgATCCATGCCAACCTCCAGATTGACTTGGGCTTTTTCGCTGGAAGCTGGTTGCGCCCATAGGTGCGAACTCTTTCAGTGGATGGGCCGTGCGAGGAAGTATGCGGTTCGAGCTCATCCACGCTAAGACCAGCTTTGAGGTCTACACGGAGACTGCGAGCGAGGCCCTCGAGACCACCAAAACacttgagggcatcgagtGATTTGGGGTCTAGTAATTGGCCGAGTTGATCGGGGCTATGAGGGAATGGCCTGTTGGGGTCTCCGAGGTCGACACCTTTAGGCTGGTCCGGGTCGTAATACTGCGGTACATCTGACAGGTAGCTGCTAGGCGCAACAGTTGTCCCGTCAGTGAAGGAGATGGTGTCCGCGTTGCTCGTCGACCGTTGGCGTGGATCCAACAGTGCCTTTGGATCGAGTAGATTGTTTGACATGTTTCAAAGTGTAAGGGAAGCCTTCCGACCTTATCTAAGGCCCTGGATAAACGGAATGAATCGTTGTGAAGGGAGTCGGCTCAAGAACCAGTGAGCTATGGTGGGGAAGGCATCTTGGTCAATACGTGGGACGGTTTACATTATTATGTACCTATGTCTACCTGCCTGTCTCTGCAATCGCAGATCGGGGTAAAGCTGCATCGCGACCACGTTCGAAAGCTTAGCTCAAGTCTCAGCAGGGGAGCTGTTGTCGAGATCAACAAAGGGGGGGTCACGGGGCTTCTTTTCCCAACCAATGACTGCACTTGGAGGGATCTGATAAGTGCTGGCGGTTTTGACAATGCTGGAGAAAATCTGCGTTACATAAGCGGACACGGAAATCCGTCTCTTCTTGATCGAGGGAAGATCAGCGATCACGGCACGGACCAGAGCATCCATGTCACTAGCACATCCAATGACGGAGCAAGTTTGATATTGGTAATCGGCGACGGAAAGGAAGAGCTTGGGCCATATCTTGTTTGTGTTGCATGCACTGCCTCTCCTCGATGATGTGACGCCGTTAACCGAGCCTAATAAGTACCGAGGATTGGTTGTAGTATCATATTTCCACCCATCATTTCGCCTACAATTAAGCCTTGGGCATCAGAATGGCATTGTGTTAGCGTGAATATACGTCAAGGCAAAGGGACAGATGGAGATTGAGATgtgagaaaagaaagaaccAGGTCCGATAGCGCGGCAGGCAAGGGCTAACAAAGAAGGCTCCCTGCGCCTTTCTTCCCCCTCCCTCGGCCCAAGACTGACTTGTCACATACAAGGTTTGGTAAAGAATACCCATACACTGAGACGCCTTGTATTATCTATACTACACTTGCCTGCCCTCTACTTCTGCTTCCTGCTGTCAAACATCCCATTCCGCAAAATGCATTTACTTCTGTGCTACGAGCTCAATGATCTCTTGTCTATGTCGAGACTTGCGAAAAGGTGAAACGCCGTCCCATGTTCAGCAGCAATAAGAGGGTGAGGAGTACTGTGTTGGTTACACTGTAGAAAACGGGAGTGTGGGTGCTGAGTTGCCATGCGCCATGACACTGTAGCCTCTCAGCTGTACCCGTCATTTGATGACGATGTTTGTTGCACCCCTTTTTTTGCACGAATCCAGTCAACATGTCCGTCCATCATATTGATTGAGTCCGTCGGTGCTGGCTCACAACTCCACGCGCAAGCTGTTCCAGCCGGGGCCACTCCATCCATACCCTGGCTCCTGCGCGCTCGGACATTATGCACCGATACGGTGTGTCATCGGACTTCCGGGTCTCCGATACATTCATCCCGGTCAAATTTCTCCATCCTTTCGTTTCCGTCGGCGCTCCGTCTTTCCGATTACCTCAACTTCTTTATGCGGGGTGATGCAATGCCTCCTCGGCGCGCCTGCGATGTCTGCTACAAGCGAAAGGTAATTAATCACATGTTCCATCGTCCAAGTGACACTGGCAGAGATTGTTCGAATAACGCCGACTTGTTAGATTCAATGTATAATCAATACTCAGGGCGATCCCTGCGACTGGTGCGGGAGCCAGGGCGTGGCCTGTACCTTTGACAGAGTCATTCAAAAAGACCCAAACAAGAGGTAAACTTTCTTCGAATGACTTTGCTTATTGCCGAGATAGCACAGTTTGGGAGCCTGACACAAGACCCCAGAACCACATCCGATGTTGTCCAAGAACTGTCCCGACGAGTAGAAACGCTCGAAGAAGCCCTCCAGTCTGCACTATGCACGAATAGGCCTGTTGGAGGCGCTTCGCCTTGGCCAGAAAGGCCATTTCCCGAGAGGCCATTTGCCGAACCATCGAACAACCGCCTGAGGGCATCTCCCGTCGCTACAATCCTCGGCCAACCGTCCCCCATAAGCCCTGCCGACCTTGCTGCGAATACCAGACTGGCCCAGACAACTCCGCCCAAGTCTACTTCCAAATTGTCGCGATGTCAAATCGGTAACAATTGGTACTTCAAAGGGATAGGGATTTTGTCTGAGCGTGGTCGGCAGTGGATCTCAGATGGTGCAGGAGAGCGTGTGTTTCTGGAGAAGTTTGACCTATTCTCCAACCCGTTGGGAACTGCACCACCGTTTGGCCTTGCTACATTTCCCGAACGGCCGAGAATGCTGCCCTCAAAAGTTACCTGTAGGCACCTTGTTGAGTGCTTCTTCAAATCCATGACCTCTATCGTCTTTGCTATCCTGGAGAGAAGCCTCTTTGAAGGAACAATTGCCAGAGCGTACGGTGATGAAGGGGCTGATCTGGGACGCCGGACATCAGCTGAGGCCTGTCTCTGGGCCATGATTGGACTCGTCGTACGCACGACAGACGCTCGGCAATTGGGTCTCAACGTCGAACCAAACGATTGCGTTCATGAGGCCAACCGCTTGTTGACCATCATCAATGGCAATACGAACTTGGACATCTTGCAGGGTACCCTTCTTCTGGTAAGGAAACGTAGAACCACCAAGTATTGTCACTGAGGCTCACAGCTAACTTCCAAATAGTGGGCATGTCAAAAAATGAAGGGACAATGCCGAGAGGCTTCTGTCACCTTTAGAAGCGCATGTCGCATGGTATGTGACCTTGGCGGCCATTTCCCGCTGTCACGACTGGCTATCCTTCCGCAACATATTCCCACATTCGACGACCAAACAAAGCTACATATCCGGAGGTTGTTCTGGATGTGCTACTGCTATGACAAGGATATCTCGTTGCGTACCGACGAGCCGCCACTACTTACGTCGGATCACTGCGATGTGACCGAGTCCGAGGAATTTAGCAACCAGTCACGGGATACAAACCTCGCAAAGATTAAAGAAAACGCAAGTCGACTGCTCTGCTCGCCCCGAGCTTTTAAATACACCGAGAGTGAGCTTCTTGCGCACGTTCGACAACTTGACGACGAGCTTGAGGAATGGCGATTGTCAGTTGAACCACCCTATCGTCCTAGATTATCTATCCTATCAGACTCGTCTTTCTCATTGCCCTCAAACATGAGCCTAGAGAACCGCACGTATTTCATCAATCTGCAGCTCGACTACCTTTTTACTATCATCAATATCCACACGTTGGTCCGAAAGTGTGGAGACCTGGAAGAGAATCTGCCCGATGACCTACACAGCGTCGTACACTCGAGCGCCGATCTATCGATAGAGGCCAGTCGCTCCATTTTCCGCATCTTGGACACTGTCGTCGACTTCTGGAAAGAGGATTCAGCATGGGTCGTGTCCCATTATGCCCCGATGGCTGCCATGCCACTCTTTATGAACATTCTTATACACCCTCTTGGCCATACAGCGGATAGCGACTTGCACATCTTGTCATCGATAAGCAGCATCACGCGCAAAATTCCAGCAGAGAGGTTTTCGATAGAGGAGATAGAGCATATCCGAGAGATAAGCGAGTTCGTGATGGAGCTTGTCCGACTTAGTCAtagtgcagcctggaaagTCAAAAGGGGAGAGAGGAAGCATGACCTTGACATTATCCATGAATAGGGAAACTATAGGCCACTGGGTCTGCGTGTAGATACCACACTTTCTAGTTCTAGAGGCATTTGACTCACTTGAAGAGAAAGTCAAACATCCGGGACGTTTTGATAACGTTTCAGAATCAAACACGAACGACGCGATCTGTCTTTGGCGTGATATTACGTGAATATTTATGTTTAAGGTTTTGCTAGAGCCTCGCTTCCTTAACCCGTCAAATCTTTCTTATCAGCGAGCATTTAGTCAGTCCCATCTATGACTTATGCAGCAGTAGTTATGATTCTGGGGCCCTCCACTCTTAGATGTAAATAAAAATACGCGTTCTTATAATATGCTGCGGCGCTAGGTAAAGAGACGTAAGAGAAAGGACCACCAAGCCCATCTCACTGGCAAGCGTCCTGGCACCACAAACGGGCAGCTACGGGCGCAGCGCCTTGAATTCGGGCCTATTTGAAG
This Fusarium keratoplasticum isolate Fu6.1 chromosome 6, whole genome shotgun sequence DNA region includes the following protein-coding sequences:
- a CDS encoding Calcium-transporting ATPase; amino-acid sequence: MSNNLLDPKALLDPRQRSTSNADTISFTDGTTVAPSSYLSDVPQYYDPDQPKGVDLGDPNRPFPHSPDQLGQLLDPKSLDALKCFGGLEGLARSLRVDLKAGLSVDELEPHTSSHGPSTERVRTYGRNQLPAKKPKSIWRLAWITLQEAVLIMLLVAGVISLALGLYETFGVAHKPGDPTPVDWVEGVAILSAVVIVVVVASHNDWQKEKAFVKLNTKKDDREVKVLRSGKSMLVNVVDVVVGDVLYLEPGDLIPVDGIFIDGHNVKCDESTATGESDSLKKTPGAKVFAPDWNSSKDPDPFIISGSRVLEGMGTFLCTSVGTNSSFGKIMMSVRTDIESTPLQKKLEGLAVAIAKLGGGASVLMFFILLFRFCAHLPGDDRPAEEKASTFVDLLVVAIAIIAVAVPEGLPLAVTLALAFATTRLLKEKNLVRVLRACETMGNATCICSDKTGTLTTNKMTVTAGRFGDSSFTDDTSSWASSLSQDTRKLITQSVAINSTAFEGTHEGETTFIGSKTETALLQLARDHLGMQSLSEIRANEQIVIIEPFDSVKKYMTAVIKVPSGYRLLIKGASEIIVGFCTQQVNPITSDLEPLDRKSAEESILAFASKSLRTIGMAYKDFEEVPDLESLSDLTLLGVVGIQDPVRPGVPQAVQNAKRAGVVTRMVTGDNLVTARAIGTECGIFTDGGIIMEGPEFRKLSEEELDNIIPRLQILARSSPDDKRVLVTRLKALGETVAVTGDGTNDAPALKAADIGFSMGISGTEVAKEASEIILMDDNFASIITALKWGRAVNDAVQKFLQFQITVNITAVILSFVTSMYNDDYEPVLKAVQLLWINLIMDTMAALALATDPPTDAILDRPPQPKSAPLITMNMWKMIIGQSIFQLVVVLVLYFAGGAILNYDVSIESEKLQLDTIIFNMFVWMQIFNELNCRRLDNKFNIFVGVHRNWFFIIINLIMIGLQVAIVFVGNRVFDIDPDGLDGPQWAISILVAAFSLPWGVVVRIFPDEWFAKVVYFVAPPFVISYRFLARGCSKFARLFKRSKKLGRGEDSDSSEAKTQDMEKPSTVGPIIVEQA
- a CDS encoding Fungal-trans domain-containing protein; this encodes MRGDAMPPRRACDVCYKRKIQCIINTQGDPCDWCGSQGVACTFDRVIQKDPNKRTTSDVVQELSRRVETLEEALQSALCTNRPVGGASPWPERPFPERPFAEPSNNRLRASPVATILGQPSPISPADLAANTRLAQTTPPKSTSKLSRCQIGNNWYFKGIGILSERGRQWISDGAGERVFLEKFDLFSNPLGTAPPFGLATFPERPRMLPSKVTCRHLVECFFKSMTSIVFAILERSLFEGTIARAYGDEGADLGRRTSAEACLWAMIGLVVRTTDARQLGLNVEPNDCVHEANRLLTIINGNTNLDILQGTLLLWACQKMKGQCREASVTFRSACRMVCDLGGHFPLSRLAILPQHIPTFDDQTKLHIRRLFWMCYCYDKDISLRTDEPPLLTSDHCDVTESEEFSNQSRDTNLAKIKENASRLLCSPRAFKYTESELLAHVRQLDDELEEWRLSVEPPYRPRLSILSDSSFSLPSNMSLENRTYFINLQLDYLFTIINIHTLVRKCGDLEENLPDDLHSVVHSSADLSIEASRSIFRILDTVVDFWKEDSAWVVSHYAPMAAMPLFMNILIHPLGHTADSDLHILSSISSITRKIPAERFSIEEIEHIREISEFVMELVRLSHSAAWKVKRGERKHDLDIIHE